The genomic stretch GGAGGTTTTCATTACCTGTCTGGAAAAAATCACAGCTGACCTGCTTTAGTGCTGGCCACAGTCCTGGGTCCAGCAGGAGGCAGGACAAGATGACCTCCAGAGCTCCTTTCCAAGTATCACTGCATGACTCCTGGGCTTCCATCAGATCATCATTTACTTCCAGCTAAGAACAAGCACAAGTAAAGGCAGTGCCATGGCCAGAGTTTGTGAGACAAAGACTTTCagaaccaaaaaatccccatttttaaaagtatcaGCATAGGTGTAATAATCTGCATGCTAACACAATgaaacactgctgctgccatAAGCTGCATTTTGGACACAGAGGTACCACCCCCTGCTCTGCAAAACTGTAGCACAGGGTGGTACTTCTCAAAAACACCTGAAgtgagcaggaggctgcatttATTGAAAGCACCTAACAACAACTGGAATTTTCATTCTAACACAGTCAAGCTTTTAGAAATACATTACCCACTGAAACTAATTGTCAATTCATTTACTCAACATTAGATCAGCCCCACAACTCTAAAAAAGAGAATCAGCAAGCATTCTCCAACACAAGCTAAGTTTTGCCACTCTGGAAGTAAAACTACAAAGCTGCAGTCATTCTCCTAAATACATTCAGATATTTCATGTCAGACACAACAAAAACTGAAGTAACAAATAGAAAAATGGTAGTGCCTTTGAACAATCTCCTCCCTTATAACACATATTCTTCCTTTAAATTGGCCAATATTTTTGCCTCAGCCCTTTAAGCCTCCCAAGCTAAAAAATATGTGCAGAATTCAATGCAAGTGACATGCCACAACTTCAAAGCTAGTGACAAAAAATGACTGCCATTTGAAATTATGTCTTCCCTAAAGTCATGTTAAAAGGCAGATGCATATAGATTAAATAACTCCTGTAATACTAAGAAAAAATAGAGATGTACAAACCATGtcatccccagcacagggactgtATGGCACGTTCTCAGCTGATCACAAGCTCTCTTTGCTCAAGTGAGCCACACAGATTTACTCCAGACAAAAATGAAGCCCAACCCAGACAATGATTTAGCTGTCTGCCAAACAATCCCAAGTATCATTTTAGATAATTTGCAtcataaatcacagaatcacagagtgggtTGGGTGGGACCTTAGCTCACCTCATTCCACAGCCCTTTGCCGTGGGaatggacaccttccactagccccatccaacctggccttggacactcccagggatggagcagccacagcttctctgtaaacctgtgccaggccctcaccaccctcacagagaatTTCTtctatctaatctaaacctgccctctaTCAACATAAAACCATAaacccttgtcctatcactacatgcccttgaCAAAAGTCTGTTCAGCTGGTGTCAGCATCACCTTGTTAATCCCAGCCACAGGGATTTgatttctgcctggctgctgctggaacgtgtcctggcacagccagagctgcacgTTGAAGGCATCACACGTGCCTTCTGCAGTGcccacagccagagcagaacagccccagagctcagcacagggacTGCACCATCTGCCACTGCCCTCCCAGCACCATCAAAGGTTACCTTGACCTCTGActcagagcagctttggagaACAGGGGCCAGCTcgcacccagcactgcctgcagaaaAAAGCAAGGCTTTCTTTCTAGAGGTGAGAtgctgctcacagagcaggtaacagccctggagccctgcacacacacagatggGTACCTGTACTGCTCCTCATTGAGAGACACAGCTGCTTCTGCAAGAGAAAATTGGGATCAAGCCCTGGCTTATAACAAGACCTCACTACTATGAGGGGATTTTATCCCACTGTATATTATAAAACCCAAATTATGTGTGTATTTTATCATTTACAAGGAAGCCACAGAGCTCAAAGGCACAGTGAAGACCCAGTCATCTTCCCCACTCCCTGTtctgaaaatgcagcatttcaCAGCCTGTCTGATCCAAGCTCCCCTTCCTCTGTCAACACGACCAGAGTTCATTGAGGATTCCTATGATAACAGACTTGTATAAGCTATATACTTTGGCCTCTGCCTGCCATTAACCCCTGCTGGGATGGCTGGTATTACTCAGCTTAGTTCTGCCTCAACATAAAAAAAGTAACtacagcctggcagctgctgtacAATAGAATTGTACAGCACTAAGCACCTCCTGTTCTTTTGTAACATTTTACCACTTTTTTTAGTCTTTCAAAATCTGAAACAGGTtcttaaacaaaagaaaaagtccattttccatgaaaaaaatgaaaagcaactCCATTTACTATgtaaaagaacaacaaaaaaagagtaaaCTGCCACTGAGCAGGAAAATGGACAAGCTTTGGAAGTGGCAGAACAGCCCACCCACACTTTAATGGATGGGTAGAAATCTGCTGCTCCATTAAAGAACGAACAAATCTTGCTCAGGAGCATAAAGCAGATTTGATCTCAGTTCACATTTCATGCTTGCAGCTGGAGACAGTGTTACTGTCTGACACCCTTCTCAAATGTGCAGGATGTGTTCAGCTGCTGAGGACAAAGAACTCTCTATGAGCCCTTTCAATTACAGCAGATATGACCAAACACAGACCTCACATGGCAATTTCTTGCTATTTGATGTTCCCAGCCCTCGGCcaaatgaaatacatttaaCATGAGATTTGTCTCTTAAAATCTGTTGCCCCAAGTTTGCAGTATGTCATGGTCTTGGGGGCCACCCAAATCTTGGACAATCACATCAGCATGTCTGTCACTCTGTCACAAGCCAATCCCACCAGTGCTGAACACCACAGATATCTTCAGAGAATCTCTGCAACCACAGCCACGGAGAATACAAGGCTTCAGCGGAGTACCAGCTCTCCTGGAAACCCCCCCAGATGCCTCATTCAGCTTTCAACCCTGATGTAATGGCTAAGAGACCAGGAActttctgcctcagtttccagCTTATGTCACAAGACCACTGTATGTATGGGCATGCAGCTTTGAGTGAAAACACACCAtgccctgcccttcctcccctgcAATAATGGACTTATAAAAGATGCCATCCCATGCTGCCCCTGGTATGAAAGACTTTACAATGGACTATTCATCAagcaatctttttttcttcttctactAAATTATTAAAGCCTGTGACTTACACAATTGCACTGCACAAGCTTCCAGCACCACTTGTTACCCTTTTAACCACTTCAGCTAATCATTCTTTTGTGCTGATTCCTTTCTCCTACAAATTACCTGGGAGTTGTCCACATGCATGTTGAATACTTTAGAGAAATGAAGGCAAGAAATCTGCTAGATCTAAGTTTTGTCCAGAGAAATGGCCAAATTAAGGAAGATATTGCATTAGAGTAATAGGATAGACCTTTAGCAAACTTGAGTTTTCACACACACTGCTCACAACTGTCTGGGGCTGAGACAGTAAAATAATTCCCTCAGAGTTATCTCCTGATTCTGCAGTCCCTGAGAACCTGTGATGTAGCTTTGAGTTCCTCAAGTCACATTATTCCAAACCAGTCACAGACAGAGAACCAAATGCTACTTTGATTGAATAAAGTAAATAACATCAGTAGTTGGAGTCTAACAAGGTGACACTTGCAACAGTTTGAGagatattaattttaaagaacATGCAAAGTGACAGTCATTACAAAATCACACAGAATAGGAATTTCTCTATATTAAGATTTAACCTTCTGCCTAAGCTCCTTCACCAATAAAGGGTAAATAATTCTCTTTAAGAAGCCTTTAATGTCAAATTACACACCAATCAGTACCTACAAACACTAACAGAGCTACTAAAAAAAGCAAGCTCAGATGTACCTGGATTAAATGTTGTCTGAAGCAAAGTAAGATTAGATTGAAAGCTCTAATAGAATACTGAATGCAATTTCACAGTGCTCAAAGTtgctctctcctcctgctttaTGACAGGGATCAATTCCTTACATGctcaggtaaaaaaaaacctgcaaaccaaacaaacccaagaaaataccaaaaaaacaacaaaaaaacccctcaccacaacaacaacaaaaaatacagTAAGTAAAATTCTACTCAAAGAATTTGGAACTGTGCTTGAAAAAAGgcccaccccaaaacacacagaagTCTTTAAGTAAAACTGGTCTTATAATACCAATTTTTATTCAAGATGgactgaaaataaatacttgCTATTATTTCACTCTtcctggaaacagaaaaatattcagaaaaagtattaactattttaaaatgaactgCTCCAGCTTATTTCAAGTACACATAAATTTGAAGGCAACAGAGAATGTATTTGTCATTTTTATGTGTGTGCATCCATACACAAATATTGTATATAAAACCCATGTATATACATATTGTGCTGCCACCTTGTGAACAGACTCTGAATAGGGAGGTTTAGTTCACACAGACTCAGTTCTGCCACCTTTATTCACATTTAGCTCAACTGACTTTAATACAGATACCTTTTAAATGGGGATTCAATGTGACAAAGGATGGCTGAATCAAGTGCTTAGtgcagaaaaatttaaaaggccGAATAAAATAGCTGAGTCTTCCACAATTTCCATATGCTTTTGTGTCACAGTTTATTGCCACTGCTATCATGAAAAATATAACTATATTCTTTCTGATAAAAATATTGCAGCTTTGCATCCAAGTTGTATGGCTGTCTTCAAAACAGAATAAGCTGGTGTctgtaaaaagaataaaagattaAATACATCTACTGAAGTGTTTTGCTTGAACCAGATTGTGATAATGAATAGTAagcaccatttaaaaaaatcaaagtaaaaaCACACACATGCCAAGAAAACCCCACAGGTGTTTGCAGTCTCATCAATCCTAgagaaaactaaattaaaatgtaTCAACTTTTCAGAATATTCCCTCaactatttatatttataactATCTTTATCAACTATTCAGAACATTCCACAAATGTAagtcaagagaaaaaaaaggagagaaatccCATATTCCCCATACAGTATCCAAGGGAGCACAGAATTTAGTTCAGCATTCCACACTTTCTAATAAGATGATGCCTCCAGTTCCCAGCACTGTATGGATAGCAGTTATTAGCATTAtcatcaaaaatatttattttaaagtgaaattaaaagaaaatctaaaaattTGCAGAGGACAcctcttaggaaaaaaaaaaacaaaacactttaaCACTTGACATGAATTCCAACAGATTTAGTTCTGGTCTAGACAAATGAAAGTTTTAACATGCAGGACATTTTTATATGTATGTTTGAGAAAGAATATAAAGAGccttattttctgcttctccaaGAGCCACATCCCAATCTCTAAGtaaggaagaaaagagcagCACATCCACATCCTCACTGACAATTAGTCAACATTCTACTCACAGCTTCTGCATCGTGCTCCAGCCCAATGTCGtggtgctcctgctcctcatcccGGAACTGCTTTATGACCTGcaaaaccagcagctcctgagcctgCTTTGCACAGAAACCAAGGCAGCCAGCACACAAAACTACATGCTGCTGTCCATTGAGTGCACCACAGCAAGCCAGGGTCTCTCAAACACTTCTCAAACTTCCAATTCAGCAAGAAGGGAATTATTTACAGCATTCCCCTAACCTGAAGTTCTTCTGGTAGTCTCCAAAGAAGGCTTTAAGTTCAAGCTGTTGTTTAATTAATATATTGTGGTATTTGCTGGGTCTCCAGGACAAAGGGGGAattgatgaatctgactccatgtttttataaggctaatttattattatattatagctatactaaactatagtaaagaatagagaaaggatacatcagaaggctgaataagatactaatgaaaaactcatgactgactcctcagagtctgacacagctgatggtgattggtcattaagtcaaaacaattcacatgaaactaatcaaacatgcacctgttggtaaacagtctccagaccacattctaaagtagcaaaacacaggagaagcaatcagataataattgttttctttcttctctgaggcatctcagcttcccaggagaagaaatcccagagaagggatttttcagaaaatattataGTTACAATATatcactattttttttcactgtttcaaAAAACCCTATAGCCATAACTTTTAAGACTGACTAGTTTCACACCCCCACACTGTTGTGACAATTTGAATAAAGGAATTAAGGTCCCTGCCTTGCCAATCAGTAAGGGTGTTCCCCTGTAAGCTAACcaggtttttttgttcattCTAGCATACTCTAAAGAACAATTGTTTGTCTTCTAATTTTTCAGCTGGGACAAAAAGGTTTAGAGGATTTTCTCCTGAGATGCCTGCAGATGATCAGGATTGCTTAATGAAGAGCTCAGCACTTACAGACACCTGGGCATTGTCCCTGCCCAACAGGTTTGCATTGCTTTTGGTGTTCCCCCCTACTTCTCCTCATACTGGCACTGTGAGTAAACTCACTGCctggatttttctctttattttgtgCCATCTCTATTTCATTATATCATTATCTTCAGGGGTGGTATTTCCCTGGTACACCTCAGCACAACCCTGGTTACTTTAGAGACAATTTCTGTAACAATGGGATACAttggaaaaatcagattttgctACATGTTACACAATGCACATCTGAACACACTGGTAGCCAGCAaggctggaaatgcagcagttCCACATGCTGCCTGTGGAAACAGCTCCATCTCCCACAACCACTGACAGGAACGTGTCCCAGTTTGATACCTAAAATGCTTGGGAAGTTATTTTCTCACAGAGCTGATAAACACCAGCTCCTTGCACACTGAGAGCATCCAGGACTAGAACATGAACAgggtgctggctggcagcagtgccaggagggcAAACCCCACCCTGGCTGTATCAAacacagggtgggcagaggggctggaggggtcaCCTCAAGCTCACCCTGAGCACTGTGTGTGGCTCTGGGCCCTACAGGTTAAGGAGCACGTGAAGGCACCTGAAATGCCTCCACAGGAGTGCAACACAACTACTGTGCAATCaatatttccccttttctttttcccctctagaCCCTtcatttcaattaaaattaatcaaaCTTAAAGCATAATTCTCCCAGTTGAAAAGGAAACACTGCATTACTGAAATCATATTGAAGATAACCCAACATGTTTTCATTTTGGTGCTTGATCAATTTAGTGCTGCTGAAGCAAAAagcattcttttattttaatagtttcTGTTGACTTCAGCATTCTaagtgacagaagaaaaagttccgcagtaaattttaaaagcatattatttttaaaagactaaATCACATTGGTTAATTCAATTTATTAAACCACTTTTAAGTCATGGTTAAATACCTGCAATAGTTCTCTGTACTTTTCAGGATCCTCCTCTATCAGAGTTCTGATCTGGTTGTTGTAGTGCTCTGATATACTCTCTTCCACAGCCACTGTGCAAGCCATTGCACCCTTCTTCCCAAGCAAAGCACTTCCAGCCCCTGGGATTGTGGTACCAGACACGTGAATACAATGAAATCtgaagcaaaataatttaacaCAACTGAAGACTTCACAAAACAACAATAACAGTAATTATCCAGACTCACCTAAAACAAAACCTGCTACGTTCCAGAAAGGCAATAAAACAGTAGGTCGGACTCTGTATGCAACCATGAGCTCACTGAACTTTTtcaggtggtttttttcttgattcCACATTTGCTGCAAAAGAGCCAGATCACAGAGAAGCATAAAACCACAAGAGGTAAACACTTCCAATAAACTAATAAAAGCCAAAACGGTCAGGCCACGTATGCTGTGATAGCTGAGGCAATACTGCAATGATGTaatatcagagaaaagaaatggtgGAGAAAGGCAGGTGCAGAACGTTataaaaaggacagagagaacAGTTATATGAAGGTAACataaaaacatttgcaaaataGGACAACACTACAGCAACTCCAGCATCGGTAACTCCCTTACCAAGTACTCCCACCGCTCTTTATAAACCCGCACATTTGGAAGTGCTCAGAAAAAACTGGATAATAATCTTGCCATGAAGGCTACGATGTTTCGCCATTCCCCGGACGCTGTTACCCACACGCAAACGGAGCAGAGGCGCGGGGATGGCTCACCTGGATGACGGGTCCCACGGCCGACCTGCCCAGCACGGCCATTTGCCCCGCATAGATGCGGTTGGCCCCGTACTCCCCCGCATGGTCCACGCGGATGATGCGGTCTATGACGGGCTTGTTGATGCCCTCCTGCGCCACCCGCGAGCTGCACGGCCTGAGGGCGGCCCCTGCGCCGGCCACGGGCCGCAGACCTGCCGGAGAGACAAAGGTGATGCGAGCTCCGCCGCTGCCCGGTCCCCGTCCGGGACGGGCGGGTGGGCGCTCCCGCCCGCGGAGCCGAACGTCCTGAGGCGGCCCTGGGGAGCGCCGCTAGGGCCTGAGGGGCGGGCAgggagcggagcggagccgaGCCCGTACCCGGCCCGCAGCGGAGGGGCCGGCGCTGCAGCAGCGAGCACCGCAGTACCGGGGCCACGGCCGCCGCCATCGTGCCGAGCGCTACGTCATCACCGCGCGCCGCCCGGGCACGATTCTGATTGGCACCGCACTGGGCAGCGCAGCTGTCACTCAAAGCCCGCGGCGTGGTTGCCATGGGAACAAGGGGCGGCCCCTGGCGGGTGAGGCGGGAACTGCCGCGGGAGCGGCGCTGAGGGCGGGGCGGGAGTTGagggcggggcgggagcggcgctgAGGGCGGGGCGGGAGCTGAGGGCGGGGCGGGAGCTgagggcggggcggggcgggagcggcgctgagggcggggcgggagcggcgctgAGGGCGGGGCGGGAGCTGAGGGCGGGGCGGGAGCTgagggcggggcggggcgggagcggcgctgAGGCAGGCCCAGGGCGGCCCCCACAGCCACAGTGAGCGAACGGCGCCAGGCGGTGAGGTAAAATAAATAGCGTTTATTGAACGGTCATTCCTTTAAAATGAGCACAGAGAACATTCCGAAATATTATATGAAAAAGATAGTGTCTCACATTATCTAAGAGCGGGCTAATAGAGATTTCAAACAATAAACGCAGTTTTGTACAAGAAATCCTTAATCGCAATCTTTAAATAAAGGACTGGGTTAGTAGCCCACAGGGACACACGGTTGTCTGATACCTGAACTGCTGGGACCATGTGTAAgacagagaaatgagaaattaagGGGTGCTGACACACTATTGCCAACCAATAATTTAACTCTGAAATATTCACATTTTAGAACACATAGACCAGTAGTCAAGATGTTCATACAAgaataaaacacaaataatAATGACTTAAAacgttaaaaaaaaaccccaaaaatgcccctccacagcagcaaggctggtgcCCCAGCAatgctgtgcctgctggctTCTTCCTACCCCAAGTGTTCATTCAGAGCTCTTTTATCAGCTTATTTTGTCTGAACCATTTTATGACCAGTTATCCAGTGTTCAACTGCTCTTTCTACTTCAGAGCAGCATAAATAGCAAACCATCACctctaaaaatatttagaaaactgATTTCAAACTCATgccatattttcttttcctatgcACTATTTCAACATACTTCCATACAtcttttttaaaactaaagcaaatgaaaacataTAAAACCATACCTTCTACCTCCCTCGTGATTCTTACAGGTTAATTTGTAAAAACAGTACAAAAGGGTTTCAGTTCTGATCACATTTTACCCAAACTCCCTGAAAAAATAGGGATGTAACAAATCCCAACAGCTCTGAAGCTGTGTGAGCGTTAAAGTATCCTTTTTTGAACAGCTCTAACAGTGTAAATCAGCTGAATTTCCAAGTTTTGGAAACGTTAAGCCTCAGACCACAAGCACCATTACAGAGACCACAGTCCTGGGGTGCCAGTCAGCTGCTCAGGTTTTAGAAGCTGCAAATGCTTTGGCTGTTATCTTCTTGTTCTGGGAGTTTCAGGAAGTCAAGTTCTTAAGGCTTGTGTGGTTTTTAAGGCTACTTCTGAGCTTCTGCTATCTTTCTGATTAGGAACATCTTGTCACGACTCTCCTGGAAAGACAGAAGAACAAGAATGCTCCACATGAACAATGTTAATACAAGTCATCTACAACAGCTCATTTCTGCATTAGAAATAGGTGCACTCACCAGTTGTACTCCCCCAGCACACTCTCAACTGCCTGAACAATTTCAAGCTTACAATGGCCTTGACTTCATTTATCTCACCTCAGGTTACACATTACCAGTTCTGCACTGAGCCTAGTAAAAACATCTCACACACCTCAAAATTTAAACCCATGCTTCCAGGAAGTTGAACAagagcaagcaaacaaaaatgaaaaatcacagaagaCTTTTGAGAATTCCCGGCTGATTTGTGAACCCTTCAAAAAGCAGGAAGGCTTTTGTTCCTAAATTTCTCACTCCTGAAAAAGCTCTCCCCAGTAAGTGTTTTTCTGCACACAGGTTGTTAAATGCCATATCTGAAAGAAGCACATATCAAGAAATGAGCTATTTAATAACAAAGTGAGAAGTCTCACTGCTGAGGCTGAGTTCTGACTCCAGCAGTTTGTCAGATCACAGCACACAAATGTTGCCAAACTTGGCAGTGGCTTGGGATGGCCacaaagcagcatttctgctctgGCACCCTTCTCCAGAGGGCTGGGAGTGCTGACTTGTTCCACTTTCAGTACCTGCTCAAGCACTTCTGGGCCTACACTCAAGAGCAAGACCAGAAAAGATGCAGTAGAAATACAGGCCTGGAGGGCAAGGTAAGAATTTGGGTTGTTTGTGAGGGCAGAGAAGGAAACAGAAGTGGAGGTTGTGCAAGATGGTGGAGAGGACAGGAAACACAGGATTCAGTTACTTTGGCAGAAAAAACCATGCAGATAATTGAATTTAAATAAGGCAACAGATGAAAAACAGGGACACAGCTTCTCAGGGGCACATCTCTTGCATGTGTGTTGCCTGATATAACCAGACTTTATTGCAGTTGCAGCTGGTACCCAAGAAAATCAACTCTACTGAGAAATACCACAATGCTTTGGTTATTTTTCCTGGGTAATTTGTAAAACATTCTTTACTGCCTGTTGCAAACACCAAATATCCAGGAGATTATGAAAACCAATATTTCTCTCATTTCTGCACCCCTAAAGTTCTCTTTGTTATGTGAGTAAAGTGTTGGGTCAGATCTTACCAAAACCAGTTGTTCTCTCAGCTGTTCAACCACTCGTTTGTGTGCTCGAGCCAAGGCAATAACATAGAACATAATGATGCtgtaaacaacaaaaaaaaccccataaaacatAATGATGCTgtaaacaacaaacaaaaagggaGGACTTGAGCTTTCCTATGTATGTAATAACAAGCTCAGCTAAGGAGAACACACAAATGTGTGCTACAAAAGGAAGGGCTGCGTGGAATCCTAAATAAGACACATGGCTTTTCAAGCACAGAAGTTTTAGAAAGCATCAGGTAATAAGGCTCCAAAATTTGCAAACAGTTTAGtttaaatgaaatgcaaaaacCTCCATTTAAACTTAAGAAAAACAGTCCTTTTTATTGGAAGACTGACCAGACCCTGGAACAGTGTTGTGGAGTCTCTGTATCTTTGGAAATACTGAAAATCTAACTGGGTATGGTTCCTGCTCTACTTGACCCTGTTTTGAACAGGAGAATTAGGTTAAACTCTCTCTACAGGTGGCATCCAACCTTAAAAATTCTATGCTTCTGCACTGAATTT from Haemorhous mexicanus isolate bHaeMex1 chromosome 17, bHaeMex1.pri, whole genome shotgun sequence encodes the following:
- the COQ7 gene encoding 5-demethoxyubiquinone hydroxylase, mitochondrial, whose amino-acid sequence is MAAAVAPVLRCSLLQRRPLRCGPGLRPVAGAGAALRPCSSRVAQEGINKPVIDRIIRVDHAGEYGANRIYAGQMAVLGRSAVGPVIQQMWNQEKNHLKKFSELMVAYRVRPTVLLPFWNVAGFVLGAGSALLGKKGAMACTVAVEESISEHYNNQIRTLIEEDPEKYRELLQVIKQFRDEEQEHHDIGLEHDAEATPAYSVLKTAIQLGCKAAIFLSERI